The Paenibacillus sp. FSL W8-0426 region TTTGCTGCCGATTTGTCTGCCGCTTCCGTTATTTTCACCGCAACTTTGCTGCACCTGCCGGTAAGTACGACGCATGCGATTACGTCGGCCATTCTTGGCGTAGGTTCCGCGAAGCGTTTCTCTGCGGTCAAATGGGGCGTGGCCGGGCGCATTGTCGTGACATGGTTCATCACCATCCCGATCTCGGGCCTCCTTGCAGGATTGTTGTACTGGATCATTTTCGACGTCCTTTAAAGGTAGAAGCTGTGAACAAAAATTTCCGCATGCCGCGGAGCGGCTGTTCATAACCGTGTGAATATCGGGATATGTGGACAATTTTTCATCAAAAAGAACGAACGCCTGTGCATGAACGTGTGGACAGGCTGGATATGTGGATAGCCATCCGTGGAATGATAAACCAAAAGCAAATAGATCCTGTGGATACAGGACGCTGTGGATAGAAATGAGAGAAGCCAACAGGGTTGGCTTTTTTTGTTTTGGTTTCGCACGGGACGTGCGGCCGTTCACGTTGTAAAATAACGTCAAGCCTATGAATAAGGACGTGATCAGCATGATTCGTACACTCGCCATTACGCGGGAACACCAGGTCTCCGTTAATCAGCCCCTCACAGACCTTATACTGGAAGACTATGCCTGGGTCTGGGCCGATTTCAGCAAGCCGACGGAAGAGGAGAGCCGTTTGCTGGATACCTATTTTCATTTCCATCCGCTGGCGATCGAGGATTGCTTGCATGTGCTGCAAAGACCCAAGCTCGATTATTACGATAACCTGCAGTTTTTGGTATTGCACGCGCTGAATCCGCAGACGCTCGAGGCCGAGGAAGTGGATCTGTTTTTGGGCTCCAATTTTCTGGTCTCCTATCACCATGGCGAGCTGAAGGAGGTCGATGAAGCATGGCAACGGATTTTGCAGCATGCCCACGAACGCACCATATGGGCACGGGGGCCGGTTGCAGCGGCGTATACCGTGATGGACAAACTGGTGGATCATTATTTTCCGTCCCTGTTTGCCATCGAAGACGAACTGGCCGAACTGGAAAACCGGGGCGGACAGGAATCGGTGGAAGAACTGATGAACCAGGTGTTCGACCTGCGCAGCCGCCTGCTGAAGCTCAGACGAACGATCGTACCTATGCGCGACTTGCTCTACCGGGTGGTCAACTCCCAGCATGTGCAGCGAACGGGTGAGCATACCGCGTATTTTACCGATATCTATGACCATTTGCTCAAGCTGACCGACATGATCGAGGCAGATCGGGAAATGACGGCAGACTTGCGTGACAGCTACATATCGCTGAATTCCAACCGGATGAACGCCATCATGAAAACACTCACGGTCATTACGACCATTTTCATGCCATTGACGCTGATTGCCGGGATTTATGGCATGAATTTTGCCTATATGCCTGAGCTGCAATGGAAATATGGGTATGGTGCCGTCATGCTACTGATGTTTGTGCTTGGCGGAAGCATGGTGGCCTGGTTTGTGAAGCGCGGCTGGTTCAAATGAATATCCACATGTGGACAAGTCGA contains the following coding sequences:
- the corA gene encoding magnesium/cobalt transporter CorA, coding for MIRTLAITREHQVSVNQPLTDLILEDYAWVWADFSKPTEEESRLLDTYFHFHPLAIEDCLHVLQRPKLDYYDNLQFLVLHALNPQTLEAEEVDLFLGSNFLVSYHHGELKEVDEAWQRILQHAHERTIWARGPVAAAYTVMDKLVDHYFPSLFAIEDELAELENRGGQESVEELMNQVFDLRSRLLKLRRTIVPMRDLLYRVVNSQHVQRTGEHTAYFTDIYDHLLKLTDMIEADREMTADLRDSYISLNSNRMNAIMKTLTVITTIFMPLTLIAGIYGMNFAYMPELQWKYGYGAVMLLMFVLGGSMVAWFVKRGWFK